The following DNA comes from Deltaproteobacteria bacterium.
CAAGGTCAGCGAGGCCATCGAAATGTACAGACAGGCATTGAGATTGAATCCCGGCAATAATGACCTGCAAAAAAAGATCGATGAACTCATTAAAGCAAAAATGCCCTGATGATCAAAAGAATTTTACCGCCACTGCTTTTCATCCTGTCACTTTTTTTTATTTTTCCGGGATGCAGCGTTAAAAAACCGCCGCTCTCAGACCGCGTATTAAAAAATAATTTTCCCTCTCCCCAGGATGTTCTGGAAAAACTTGACCGGGATGATCATTTCAAAGAAACATTGAATGCTATTGCACATATTGAACTGAATGTTTCTGAGAAGAGGTACCCCCTGAAAGTTGCCGTAATGTTAAAACAGCCGTCTTCATTCAGAGTAGAGTCAATCCCGGTTTTTGGTCCACCGGATCTCCTCTTGTCCGTTCATGAAAATATCCTGAAAGTTTTTTTGCCACACAAGGGAGAATTCTACATCGGGCAGGCAACGACAAAAAATTTAATACATTTTTTTCCTTTTTTTACCACGGGACTTAAAGTAGAAGACATAACATCGATCCTACTCGGCACACATCCTAAAATAAAAGAAAAATCGGTTACCTTGAATGGTTCTTTCGAAGGGGACATCTACCGCATTGACATTGTGTCTGAAAACAGAAGAATTCAGTCTCTCTGGATAGATACGGAGAAATACTACCTCGTCAGGGTCGATCTATTTGATGGTAATAACTCTCGACTGTACAGTGCCAAGTTCACAGGACACTACAGTGTAGGAAACGTGACTATGCCGCAGAGGGTTATAATTGCATCCGGAGGTGATGATAAACAAAACATCATTATCCGGTATTCTGATGTTCAGACGGCAACAGGAATTGATACGGCGCAATTCGATCTTCAACCCCCTCCCGGCATCAGGCCTATTTCTATGGACTGATACAATAAATTGGTGGGTAATGGGGAATTAAATCTCAGTTTACTCTATTACTTAATTTCGACTAATTTTGCCCTTGCTATTCTTGCTTGATTGGTGTTGGGATAATCTTTTATTATTTGCTGAAGAATCAGTCTTGCACTTGATTTGTCACCGAGATTCAAAAAGGAAAGACCCTGTTTCAGCAAAGCGTATGGAACCTTGTTCCCATTGGGATAGTTTTTGACCACTTTTTCATATTCAAGGATAGCCTTTTCATATTTATTCTCAAAATAATACGTTTCCCCGGTCCAGAATTGGGCATTATCGGAATATTCTGAGTTAGGATACTGCTTCAGGAAATTTTGAAACTCCCCCCTAGCATTTTCATACTTTCCTTCCTTAAAAGTTTCATACGCTGAAGCATATACCGATTCCTTGTCCCCTTTCCCTTTTATGGCATTTTTCGCGGCGACTCTCCCTGTTTTTTCACCCTCCGAGTGGTTTTCCCTCTTTCCAATGCCAAGGAAATTTTCTATAAAATTTATCTTGAACGATACACTGTCGAGCTTTTCTTTTATTTCCTTCAGTGCTGAGATGTCTTTTCGTAATCCTTCATTAACCCCTTTCAGATTCTGGATACTGTCTCTCATTTCAGTGATGTCTGCATTAACTTCTGCCTGACTTTTTCGTAAAGCCTTTATCGCTTCGTTGAGCTTGTCAATATCCTTCCGGATACCG
Coding sequences within:
- a CDS encoding DUF4292 domain-containing protein → MIKRILPPLLFILSLFFIFPGCSVKKPPLSDRVLKNNFPSPQDVLEKLDRDDHFKETLNAIAHIELNVSEKRYPLKVAVMLKQPSSFRVESIPVFGPPDLLLSVHENILKVFLPHKGEFYIGQATTKNLIHFFPFFTTGLKVEDITSILLGTHPKIKEKSVTLNGSFEGDIYRIDIVSENRRIQSLWIDTEKYYLVRVDLFDGNNSRLYSAKFTGHYSVGNVTMPQRVIIASGGDDKQNIIIRYSDVQTATGIDTAQFDLQPPPGIRPISMD
- the ybgF gene encoding tol-pal system protein YbgF, coding for MKKSIPLLLLVCFTFTLGCATTKDLHRVQGDLDRKILTLKEDDAGIRKDIDKLNEAIKALRKSQAEVNADITEMRDSIQNLKGVNEGLRKDISALKEIKEKLDSVSFKINFIENFLGIGKRENHSEGEKTGRVAAKNAIKGKGDKESVYASAYETFKEGKYENARGEFQNFLKQYPNSEYSDNAQFWTGETYYFENKYEKAILEYEKVVKNYPNGNKVPYALLKQGLSFLNLGDKSSARLILQQIIKDYPNTNQARIARAKLVEIK